From a single Streptomyces rubradiris genomic region:
- a CDS encoding pyridoxamine 5'-phosphate oxidase family protein: MGRFAHLAYTDSVRRVQEEQGSGLLGVRALAQPDTGPDELGPDEAAFLTSRDGFYLASTGETGWPYIQFRGGPAGFVHVLDERRLAWAEVRGNRQYITTGNLRTDGRVALFFMDYARQARLKLLGRARTQGLDEDAALTERLGKPRTDGKVERLMIVEVEGFNWNCHQHITPRYSEEELETALRPVRARMDALEQENARLRARLAELGEAD; the protein is encoded by the coding sequence ATGGGACGGTTCGCACACCTCGCCTACACGGACAGCGTGCGCCGCGTCCAGGAGGAGCAGGGCAGCGGCCTGTTAGGGGTGCGCGCCCTCGCCCAGCCCGACACCGGCCCGGACGAACTCGGTCCCGACGAGGCCGCGTTCCTCACCAGCCGGGACGGGTTCTACCTGGCCAGCACGGGCGAGACCGGCTGGCCCTACATCCAGTTCCGCGGCGGCCCCGCCGGTTTCGTCCACGTCCTGGACGAGCGGCGGCTGGCCTGGGCGGAGGTGCGCGGCAACCGGCAGTACATCACCACCGGCAATCTGCGGACCGACGGCCGGGTCGCGCTGTTCTTCATGGACTACGCCCGGCAGGCCCGCCTGAAGCTGCTGGGCCGGGCCCGCACCCAGGGGCTCGACGAGGATGCCGCGCTCACCGAACGGCTCGGCAAGCCGCGCACCGACGGCAAGGTGGAGCGCCTGATGATCGTCGAGGTCGAGGGCTTCAACTGGAACTGCCACCAGCACATCACCCCGCGCTACTCCGAGGAGGAGCTGGAGACCGCCCTCCGCCCCGTCCGCGCCCGCATGGACGCCCTGGAGCAGGAGAACGCCCGCCTGCGCGCCCGCCTCGCCGAGCTCGGCGAGGCGGACTGA
- a CDS encoding GNAT family N-acetyltransferase, which translates to MDLKWYAHADAPDVRSLLLDIHDEVYANDPDPFHSRERFSYFVDLWSGREDWRCVSGWEDGGPVGYAYGSTFKPGGWWKGTVRPRGVRGRIFALSELMVVPQWQGTGRARQIHDALIHSVDVDFVTLLVDSTHAKVQALYEKWGYEKRDEAKPSHDSPVYSVMVRTLRTD; encoded by the coding sequence ATGGATCTGAAGTGGTACGCGCATGCCGACGCACCGGACGTCCGCTCCCTGCTCCTGGACATTCACGACGAGGTGTACGCGAACGATCCCGACCCTTTTCACTCGCGCGAAAGATTCTCGTACTTCGTCGACCTGTGGTCAGGGCGCGAGGACTGGCGCTGCGTCTCGGGCTGGGAGGACGGTGGCCCGGTCGGGTACGCGTACGGTTCGACGTTCAAACCGGGCGGCTGGTGGAAGGGAACGGTCCGGCCCAGGGGCGTGCGCGGCCGGATCTTCGCCCTGTCCGAGCTGATGGTGGTGCCCCAGTGGCAGGGCACCGGCCGGGCACGGCAGATCCATGACGCGCTGATCCACTCGGTCGACGTCGACTTCGTGACGCTCCTCGTCGATTCCACGCACGCCAAGGTGCAAGCTCTGTACGAGAAGTGGGGCTACGAGAAGCGGGACGAGGCGAAGCCCTCCCACGACTCTCCCGTGTACTCGGTGATGGTGCGCACGCTGCGGACCGACTGA
- a CDS encoding GNAT family N-acetyltransferase codes for MISLRPLTSSDAPAIRHIYSGAAVTFLGRPAMTGEEAEGYVVRVQEWANAEPTEQYILGVDVAGDLAGVVKLGRRPDGHGRLGYVLREDCWGRGYATSAVQELILFAFTTAGLESLGGRHHPENPASGRVLIKAGFTRLGFRDGMIEYHLSDRP; via the coding sequence ATGATCTCCCTCCGACCGCTTACGTCCTCCGATGCCCCGGCCATCCGCCACATCTACAGCGGGGCCGCCGTCACGTTCCTCGGACGCCCCGCGATGACCGGCGAAGAGGCCGAGGGGTACGTAGTGCGCGTGCAGGAATGGGCCAACGCCGAACCCACCGAGCAATACATCCTCGGTGTGGATGTCGCCGGGGACCTGGCCGGCGTCGTCAAGCTGGGCCGCCGTCCCGACGGGCACGGACGACTGGGCTACGTCCTTCGCGAAGACTGCTGGGGCCGGGGCTACGCGACGAGCGCCGTCCAGGAACTCATCCTCTTCGCCTTCACCACCGCCGGCCTCGAATCTCTGGGGGGCAGGCACCACCCCGAAAACCCCGCCTCGGGCCGGGTGTTGATCAAGGCTGGATTCACACGGCTCGGATTCCGAGACGGGATGATCGAATACCACCTGAGCGACAGACCTTGA
- a CDS encoding protein kinase domain-containing protein, with protein sequence MGEALPPPAEAVGLLRDRVGEPFTTRLLSDRRGSRAWKIEGPRGAVALKANNPDGDPARDKATEMVQEDNHLVRLIGAGALNPGYRVDAGAWEGGRWLAVRWVDGVPVWRAFALARGPEGDRPSVRPWLLGVARTWAERLARMHVAGWAHADVQPTNTLIANDGHAEVIDYALACGPDDGPRLPYRGALTHTTAPEIADAILATTADTHIQAEPPADIWGLGASLFWCWTGRRPVSYEDDTPREDKLKAIAKTATLPLNDVRPWAFPEFEAAIRACLAPAPENRPSATDLAALLTTS encoded by the coding sequence ATGGGCGAAGCGCTTCCTCCCCCCGCTGAAGCCGTCGGTCTCCTGAGAGACCGCGTCGGCGAGCCCTTCACGACCCGGCTGCTGAGTGACCGGCGCGGCTCCCGGGCCTGGAAGATAGAGGGCCCCCGGGGTGCCGTCGCGTTGAAGGCGAACAACCCCGACGGAGACCCTGCACGGGACAAGGCCACCGAGATGGTGCAGGAAGACAACCACCTGGTGCGCCTCATTGGGGCCGGCGCGCTGAACCCCGGCTACCGAGTCGACGCCGGAGCCTGGGAGGGTGGCCGGTGGCTCGCGGTGCGGTGGGTCGACGGCGTTCCGGTGTGGCGGGCGTTCGCCCTGGCACGTGGACCCGAAGGTGACCGCCCCTCGGTGCGCCCCTGGCTCCTGGGCGTCGCCCGGACGTGGGCCGAGCGCTTGGCGCGGATGCACGTCGCCGGGTGGGCTCACGCTGACGTCCAGCCCACCAACACCCTGATCGCGAACGACGGCCACGCCGAGGTCATCGACTACGCCCTTGCATGCGGCCCCGACGACGGGCCACGTCTGCCCTACCGTGGCGCGCTCACCCACACCACCGCCCCCGAGATCGCGGACGCCATTCTCGCCACCACTGCCGACACTCACATCCAGGCAGAGCCACCGGCCGACATCTGGGGACTGGGCGCTTCGCTGTTCTGGTGCTGGACCGGACGCCGACCGGTCTCCTACGAGGACGACACCCCGCGCGAGGACAAGCTCAAGGCCATCGCAAAGACAGCCACGCTACCGCTCAACGACGTCCGTCCCTGGGCGTTCCCCGAGTTCGAGGCAGCAATCCGCGCGTGCCTGGCCCCAGCCCCGGAGAATCGGCCGTCCGCCACCGATCTGGCCGCCCTCCTCACCACTTCATGA
- a CDS encoding class I SAM-dependent methyltransferase has protein sequence MWDERVPLHVAGPFYDLAGFRTRRDDLRDFETAEVGDVTGKTLLHLQCHIGTDTLSWAHRGAARVVGLDFSAPAVAAARALAADLGYGPERAAFVTSDVYDAAEAVPEPSYDIVYTGLGALCWLPDIRRWAETAASLVAPGGFLYLAEFHPITESLDDETGTRIVRDYFARDAQVWDDPGTYADRDAATVHNRSVEWQHTLGDVVSALAAAGLRVEFLHEHDVSLFPRFANFEVRDGYHRFPAGHPRVPLIYSLKASKS, from the coding sequence ATGTGGGACGAGCGGGTGCCGCTCCACGTCGCCGGTCCCTTCTACGACCTCGCCGGCTTCCGCACCCGCCGCGACGACCTGCGCGACTTCGAGACGGCGGAGGTCGGTGACGTCACCGGCAAGACGCTCCTGCACCTGCAGTGCCACATCGGCACCGACACCCTCTCCTGGGCCCACCGGGGCGCCGCCCGCGTCGTCGGCCTGGACTTCTCCGCCCCCGCCGTGGCGGCGGCCCGCGCCCTCGCCGCCGACCTCGGCTACGGCCCCGAGCGGGCGGCCTTCGTCACCAGTGACGTGTACGACGCGGCCGAGGCGGTGCCCGAGCCGTCGTACGACATCGTCTACACCGGGCTCGGCGCCCTGTGCTGGCTGCCGGACATCCGGCGCTGGGCGGAGACGGCGGCCTCCCTTGTCGCGCCCGGCGGGTTCCTGTACCTCGCCGAGTTCCACCCGATCACCGAGTCCCTGGACGACGAGACCGGCACCCGGATCGTGCGGGACTACTTCGCCCGGGACGCGCAGGTGTGGGACGACCCGGGCACCTACGCCGACCGGGACGCCGCAACCGTCCACAACCGCAGCGTGGAGTGGCAGCACACCCTCGGGGACGTCGTCTCCGCGCTCGCCGCCGCCGGGCTGCGCGTGGAGTTCCTGCACGAGCACGACGTCTCGCTCTTCCCGCGCTTCGCGAACTTCGAGGTCCGCGACGGCTACCACCGCTTCCCCGCGGGCCATCCGCGCGTCCCGCTGATCTACTCCCTGAAGGCGAGCAAGAGCTGA
- a CDS encoding DUF6875 domain-containing protein, with protein sequence MTAHCPYLSPSAERGLTTWTVYHADGSADAVEAELFHAGAQAAEWLRPLIHRPHGFLRCENIVILGEVPGARHRDLLTWPHWALKNLYSPVGIMFGKFHAGEEENTRAGERIPAAPVSFLPVRAAIRRRDPQFLHATPDLAAALAVADDDGRDVFEHIPYDWTEIRTWAKRFLPPLKPSVS encoded by the coding sequence ATGACGGCCCATTGCCCCTACCTGTCCCCCTCTGCCGAGCGCGGGCTGACCACCTGGACCGTCTACCACGCCGACGGAAGCGCGGACGCCGTGGAAGCCGAGCTGTTCCATGCCGGCGCACAAGCCGCCGAGTGGCTGCGCCCCCTGATCCACCGGCCGCACGGGTTCCTGCGGTGCGAGAACATCGTGATCCTGGGCGAGGTTCCCGGCGCCCGGCACCGCGACCTGCTGACGTGGCCGCACTGGGCCCTCAAGAACCTGTACAGCCCTGTCGGGATCATGTTCGGCAAGTTCCACGCGGGCGAGGAGGAGAACACGCGGGCCGGCGAACGCATCCCGGCCGCCCCCGTTTCGTTCCTCCCTGTGAGAGCCGCGATCCGCCGACGCGACCCGCAGTTCCTCCACGCAACCCCCGACCTGGCCGCCGCGCTCGCCGTGGCCGACGACGACGGCCGCGATGTCTTCGAGCACATCCCCTACGACTGGACGGAGATCCGCACATGGGCGAAGCGCTTCCTCCCCCCGCTGAAGCCGTCGGTCTCCTGA
- a CDS encoding helix-turn-helix domain-containing protein has protein sequence MGANVILKGRMDELGLTQDELARQMNVALEALGGKPGDVSARTVRNLLSGSTRRPIGRTCAALEAVFGCPVSALGFDPPRTAAQAEDPVHRRTFLVSATGAVVATATPARRSRLGWSDADRFHLEYASLLGDDSRLGGTRRIEHRSVELAARIQSSLADGGASDRVRRQLYRLASDVTCLAAFAAIDASAPHRARTHLDKALTLAGLARDSEAMFRVWDHLMLTSSQRENHAEAAAGAEVMKRSSVARRDPSYASLAHMRHANAMARLHRPVAAVRALNLAERAFERPRDERPSAWIGFYGRAEFDALSSYVWTALGEHERAESCLHRTLAAIPGGMVRNQALYTAHLSLSQARQGEAELACATGRRAFDMLLLASGSQRTTNTLARTRQVIEATGTKAPEVVDWIEESRRWI, from the coding sequence ATGGGAGCGAACGTCATCCTCAAAGGCCGGATGGACGAACTCGGCCTCACGCAAGACGAATTAGCACGTCAGATGAACGTCGCGCTCGAAGCGCTCGGGGGTAAGCCGGGCGATGTGTCCGCGCGGACGGTGCGGAATCTGCTCAGCGGGAGCACCCGCAGGCCGATCGGTCGCACCTGCGCCGCGCTGGAAGCGGTGTTCGGGTGTCCAGTGTCGGCTTTAGGGTTCGACCCACCACGTACTGCCGCACAAGCGGAGGACCCAGTGCACCGCCGTACTTTCCTTGTCTCAGCGACCGGAGCTGTCGTCGCCACCGCGACCCCGGCACGACGCTCGCGGCTGGGGTGGTCGGACGCCGACCGATTTCACCTGGAGTACGCCAGCCTGCTTGGCGACGACTCGCGGCTCGGCGGGACGCGGCGGATCGAGCACAGGAGCGTCGAACTCGCGGCGCGTATTCAGTCCTCGCTCGCTGACGGTGGTGCCTCGGACCGCGTCCGGCGTCAGTTGTACCGACTCGCGTCCGACGTCACGTGCTTGGCGGCCTTCGCCGCCATCGACGCGAGCGCTCCGCATCGTGCGCGTACCCACCTGGACAAGGCCCTCACTCTCGCGGGACTCGCACGCGACAGCGAGGCCATGTTCCGGGTCTGGGACCACCTGATGCTCACCTCCAGCCAGCGGGAGAACCACGCCGAGGCGGCGGCCGGCGCGGAGGTGATGAAGCGGTCGTCGGTGGCTCGGCGCGACCCGTCGTACGCGTCGCTGGCGCACATGCGGCACGCCAACGCCATGGCCAGGCTGCACCGGCCCGTGGCGGCGGTGCGGGCCCTGAACCTCGCGGAGAGGGCTTTCGAACGGCCCCGGGACGAGCGGCCGTCCGCCTGGATCGGGTTCTACGGTCGGGCCGAGTTCGACGCCCTGTCGTCGTACGTCTGGACGGCGCTCGGGGAGCACGAGCGGGCCGAGTCCTGCCTGCACCGCACGCTCGCGGCCATCCCCGGCGGCATGGTCCGTAACCAGGCGCTCTACACGGCGCACCTGTCGCTGTCCCAGGCGAGGCAGGGGGAGGCCGAACTGGCTTGCGCCACCGGACGGCGGGCCTTCGACATGCTGCTGCTTGCGTCCGGGTCGCAACGTACGACGAACACGCTCGCCAGAACGCGCCAAGTCATCGAAGCCACGGGCACGAAGGCGCCCGAGGTCGTGGACTGGATCGAGGAGTCGCGCCGATGGATCTGA
- a CDS encoding NAD(+) synthase, with protein MKEAPLNFWSLYSHGFARIAACTGHTVIADPHANAEAVLRQARRCADEGVAVAVFPELGLTGYSIEDLLLQDALLDQVEAALHTVVAGSAELLPVVVVGAPLRHRHRIYNCAVIVHRGRVLGVVPKSYPPNYREFYERRQIADGHDERGGTIRVAGAEVPFGVDLLFAAEDVPGLVLHTEICEDMWVPVPPSAEAALAGATVLVNLSGSPITVGRAEDRALLCRSASSRCLAAYVYAAAGLGESTTDLSWDGQTMIYENGVLLAESERFPLGDQYTVADVDLDLLRQERHRMGTFDDNRRAHAARTGDFRTVSFELDPPRTDLGLRRRVERFPFVPADPDRLALDCYEAYNIQVAGLQQRLAAIGGPKVVIGVSGGLDSTHALIVAARAMDRAGRPRSDILAFTLPGFATSDHTKDNAHKLMRALGVTAAELDITPTARLMLKEIGHPFAAGEPVYDVTFENVQAGLRTDYLFRLANQRGGIVLGTGDLSELALGWSTYGVGDQMSHYNVNSGVPKTFIQHLIRWVIASGQFDDETGKVLSAILDTEISPELVPGEEMQSTESKIGPYALHDFTLFQVLRYGFRPSKVAFLAWHAWHDPEAGAWPPGFPEAKRVAYDLAEIRHWLEVFCRRFFAFSQFKRSAMPNGPKVSAGGSLSPRGDWRAPSDGNAESWLRDLARFDFDAAAAEAR; from the coding sequence ATGAAGGAAGCCCCGTTGAACTTCTGGTCGCTGTACAGCCACGGCTTCGCGCGCATCGCCGCGTGCACGGGCCACACCGTCATCGCCGACCCGCACGCCAACGCCGAGGCGGTCCTGCGCCAGGCCCGCCGGTGCGCGGACGAGGGCGTCGCCGTCGCCGTCTTCCCCGAGCTGGGCCTGACCGGCTACTCCATCGAGGACCTGCTCCTCCAGGACGCGCTGCTCGACCAGGTCGAGGCGGCGCTCCACACGGTCGTCGCCGGCTCGGCCGAGCTGCTGCCCGTCGTGGTCGTCGGCGCCCCGCTGCGCCACCGCCACCGGATCTACAACTGCGCGGTCATCGTCCACCGGGGCCGCGTCCTCGGCGTCGTACCGAAGTCGTACCCGCCGAACTACCGCGAGTTCTACGAGCGCCGGCAGATCGCCGACGGCCACGACGAGCGGGGCGGGACCATCCGCGTCGCCGGCGCCGAGGTGCCGTTCGGGGTGGACCTGCTGTTCGCGGCCGAGGACGTGCCCGGACTGGTGCTGCACACCGAGATCTGCGAGGACATGTGGGTGCCGGTGCCGCCCAGCGCCGAGGCCGCCCTCGCCGGGGCCACCGTCCTGGTCAACCTCTCCGGCAGCCCCATCACCGTCGGCCGCGCCGAGGACCGCGCACTGCTGTGCCGCTCGGCGTCCTCCCGCTGCCTGGCCGCCTACGTCTACGCGGCGGCCGGCCTCGGCGAGTCCACCACCGACCTGTCCTGGGACGGACAGACCATGATCTACGAGAACGGGGTGCTGCTCGCCGAGTCCGAGCGCTTCCCGCTCGGCGACCAGTACACCGTCGCCGACGTCGATCTCGACCTGCTGCGGCAGGAACGCCACCGGATGGGCACCTTCGACGACAACCGCCGGGCCCACGCCGCGCGCACCGGGGACTTCCGGACCGTCTCCTTCGAGCTGGACCCGCCGCGCACCGACCTCGGGCTGCGCCGCCGCGTCGAGCGGTTCCCGTTCGTGCCCGCCGACCCCGACCGGCTCGCCCTGGACTGCTACGAGGCGTACAACATCCAGGTCGCCGGGCTCCAGCAGCGGCTCGCGGCGATCGGCGGGCCCAAGGTCGTCATCGGCGTCTCCGGCGGCCTGGACTCCACGCACGCGCTGATCGTCGCCGCCCGGGCGATGGACCGCGCGGGCCGCCCCCGCAGCGACATCCTGGCCTTCACCCTGCCCGGCTTCGCCACCAGCGACCACACCAAGGACAACGCGCACAAGCTGATGCGCGCGCTCGGCGTCACCGCCGCCGAGCTGGACATCACGCCGACCGCACGGCTGATGCTGAAGGAGATCGGCCACCCCTTCGCCGCCGGTGAGCCGGTCTACGACGTCACCTTCGAGAACGTCCAGGCGGGCCTGCGCACCGACTACCTGTTCCGGCTGGCCAACCAGCGCGGCGGCATCGTGCTGGGCACCGGCGACCTCTCCGAGCTGGCGCTCGGCTGGTCCACGTACGGCGTCGGCGACCAGATGAGCCACTACAACGTCAACTCCGGGGTGCCGAAGACCTTCATCCAGCACCTGATCCGCTGGGTCATCGCCAGCGGCCAGTTCGACGACGAGACCGGCAAGGTCCTGTCCGCCATCCTGGACACCGAGATCAGCCCGGAGCTGGTGCCGGGCGAGGAGATGCAGTCCACCGAGTCCAAGATCGGCCCGTACGCGCTGCACGACTTCACCCTCTTCCAGGTGCTGCGCTACGGCTTCCGGCCCTCGAAGGTCGCCTTCCTGGCCTGGCACGCCTGGCACGACCCGGAGGCCGGCGCCTGGCCGCCCGGCTTCCCCGAGGCCAAGCGGGTGGCGTACGACCTCGCCGAGATCCGGCACTGGCTGGAGGTGTTCTGCCGCCGCTTCTTCGCGTTCTCGCAGTTCAAGCGCTCCGCGATGCCGAACGGGCCCAAGGTCTCGGCCGGCGGCTCGCTCTCCCCGCGCGGCGACTGGCGCGCCCCCTCGGACGGCAACGCGGAGTCGTGGCTGCGCGACCTGGCCCGCTTCGACTTCGACGCGGCGGCGGCCGAGGCCCGCTAG
- a CDS encoding prolyl oligopeptidase family serine peptidase: MSESRTPDTPDMPDWEQRFRAPRVSLPDWAEDAPDRALFVSNATGTYELYAWDRATGERRQVTDRPNGTTDGVLSPDGAWIWWFDDKDGDEFGIWRRQPFTGGPDEPAVPGLAPSYPAGLALSRDGRTAVVGRSTDDDGTTVHLAREGAETVEIYRHRESAGVGDLSHDGSLIAIEHTEHGDAMHAALRVLRPDGTTVAELDDTKGGVEELGLEVLGFAPVDGDTRLLVGHQRRGRWEPMVWDVATGEETDLALDLPGDLGAEWYPDGSALLVVHGFEARSELFRYDLAARELTRIPTPPGTVSGATARPDGSVEYLWSSAAEPPAVRSTAGGVVLDSPGMACPPSVPVEDVWVEGPGGRIHALVQKPAGATGPLPTVFDLHGGPTWHDSDSFAAGPAAWVDHGYAVVRVNYRGSTGYGRAWTDALKHRVGLIELEDVAAVRDWAVSSGLADPARLVLTGASWGGYLTLLGVGTQPDAWALGIAVVPVADYVTAYHDEMEALKAMDRTLLGGTPEEVPDRFAASSPLTYVDQVKAPVYISAGVNDPRCPIRQIDNYVKRLEARGAVHEVYRYDAGHGSLVVDERIKQVRLELDFAARYLPS, from the coding sequence ATGAGTGAGAGCAGGACGCCGGACACACCGGACATGCCGGACTGGGAGCAGCGTTTCAGGGCGCCGCGGGTCTCGCTGCCCGACTGGGCGGAGGACGCGCCGGACCGCGCCCTGTTCGTGTCGAACGCGACGGGGACGTACGAGCTGTACGCGTGGGACCGCGCGACGGGCGAGCGGCGGCAGGTGACCGACCGGCCGAACGGCACGACGGACGGCGTGCTCTCCCCGGACGGCGCGTGGATCTGGTGGTTCGACGACAAGGACGGCGACGAGTTCGGCATCTGGCGCCGCCAGCCCTTCACGGGCGGCCCGGACGAGCCGGCCGTGCCCGGCCTGGCCCCGTCCTACCCGGCCGGCCTGGCCCTGTCCCGCGACGGCCGCACGGCGGTCGTGGGCCGCTCCACGGACGACGACGGCACGACGGTCCACCTGGCGCGCGAGGGCGCGGAGACGGTGGAGATCTACCGGCACCGCGAGTCGGCGGGCGTCGGCGACCTCTCCCACGACGGCTCGCTGATCGCGATCGAGCACACCGAGCACGGCGACGCCATGCACGCGGCCCTGCGGGTGCTGCGCCCGGACGGCACGACGGTCGCCGAGCTGGACGACACCAAGGGCGGTGTCGAGGAGCTGGGCCTGGAGGTGCTGGGCTTCGCCCCGGTCGACGGCGACACCCGGCTGCTCGTCGGCCATCAGCGCCGGGGCCGCTGGGAGCCGATGGTGTGGGACGTGGCGACGGGCGAGGAGACGGACCTGGCGCTGGACCTGCCGGGCGACCTCGGCGCCGAGTGGTACCCGGACGGCTCGGCGCTGCTCGTCGTGCACGGCTTCGAGGCCCGCAGCGAGCTGTTCCGGTACGACCTGGCGGCCCGCGAGCTGACCCGCATCCCGACCCCGCCCGGCACGGTCTCCGGCGCGACGGCCCGCCCCGACGGCAGCGTGGAGTACCTGTGGTCGTCGGCCGCCGAACCCCCGGCGGTGCGGTCCACGGCGGGCGGTGTGGTGCTGGACTCCCCGGGCATGGCGTGCCCGCCGTCGGTGCCGGTGGAGGACGTGTGGGTGGAGGGCCCCGGCGGCCGCATCCACGCCCTCGTCCAGAAGCCGGCGGGCGCCACGGGTCCCCTCCCCACCGTCTTCGACCTGCACGGCGGCCCGACCTGGCACGACAGCGACTCCTTCGCGGCGGGCCCGGCGGCCTGGGTCGACCACGGCTACGCGGTGGTCCGCGTCAACTACCGCGGCTCCACCGGCTACGGCCGCGCCTGGACCGACGCCCTCAAGCACCGGGTGGGCCTGATCGAGCTGGAGGACGTGGCCGCGGTGCGTGACTGGGCGGTCTCCTCGGGCCTCGCCGATCCCGCGCGCCTGGTCCTCACCGGCGCGTCCTGGGGCGGCTACCTCACCCTGCTCGGCGTCGGCACCCAGCCGGACGCCTGGGCACTGGGCATCGCGGTGGTGCCGGTCGCGGACTACGTCACGGCGTACCACGACGAGATGGAGGCCCTGAAGGCCATGGACCGTACCCTGCTGGGCGGCACCCCCGAGGAGGTCCCGGACCGCTTCGCCGCGTCCTCCCCGCTCACCTACGTCGACCAGGTCAAGGCCCCGGTCTACATCTCGGCGGGCGTCAACGACCCCCGCTGCCCGATCCGCCAGATCGACAACTACGTCAAGAGACTCGAAGCCCGCGGCGCGGTCCACGAGGTCTACCGCTACGACGCGGGCCACGGCTCCCTGGTGGTGGACGAACGCATCAAGCAGGTGAGACTGGAACTGGACTTCGCGGCGCGGTATTTGCCGTCCTGA
- a CDS encoding potassium channel family protein has translation MVVCGDDGLAHRLAAELRGVYDEQVTLVVPPNRRTARPPVVGRARAASAALFDRMVSAAVGTVGRAGAAGQPTTGPSAGQRADAESVLEAAEPSEAVLAEAGVARAAALALVYDDDETNIRAALTARRLNPRLRLVLRLYNRRLGGHIEELLDQAAALAAGDGVAGPGAGLEASTTVLSDADTAAPALAATAVTGTSRVVQTEGLLLRAVERPLPGEDGAGLSTLALLSDGEQPPVLLPGDEQVRRAAGRQAVVLEHVSSPTDAESAAPVRRLTGAMPLASLFSRRLRWSLAGLAGCVIALAVALWLVTGIDLLRACYITLLDLFAIDDPAFKEPLGRQVLQLLSALVGLLLLPVLLAAALEAFGTFRTASTLRRPPRGLSGHVVLLGLGKIGTRVLARLRELNVPVVCVESDPEARGLATARRLRVPVVLGDVTQEGVLEAAQIHRARTLLAVTSADTTNLEAALYARTVRPDLRVVLRLYDDDFATAVYRTLRAAHPNALTRSRSVTHLAAPAFAGAMLGRQVLGAIAVERRVLLFAAVDVDGHPQLEGRTLREAFHTGSWRALARLGHPDTSSDHVLEKGDRVVVAATRTGLAELR, from the coding sequence ATGGTGGTGTGCGGTGACGACGGGCTCGCGCACCGGCTGGCCGCCGAGCTGCGCGGGGTCTACGACGAGCAGGTGACCCTCGTCGTACCGCCGAACCGGCGCACCGCGCGGCCCCCGGTGGTCGGCCGGGCCCGGGCCGCGTCGGCGGCGCTGTTCGACCGGATGGTCAGCGCGGCGGTGGGGACGGTCGGCCGGGCGGGCGCGGCCGGGCAGCCCACCACAGGTCCGTCGGCCGGCCAACGCGCGGACGCCGAAAGCGTGTTGGAGGCCGCCGAGCCGTCCGAGGCGGTACTCGCGGAGGCCGGGGTGGCGCGGGCCGCCGCACTGGCCCTCGTGTACGACGACGACGAGACCAACATCCGCGCCGCGCTGACCGCCCGCCGGCTCAACCCCCGGCTGCGGCTGGTCCTCCGGCTCTACAACCGGCGGCTGGGCGGGCACATCGAGGAACTCCTCGACCAGGCCGCCGCGCTGGCCGCCGGGGACGGGGTGGCCGGCCCGGGCGCCGGGCTGGAGGCATCCACGACCGTGCTGTCGGACGCCGACACCGCCGCGCCCGCGCTCGCGGCCACCGCCGTCACCGGCACCAGCAGGGTCGTACAGACCGAGGGCCTGCTGCTGCGGGCCGTGGAACGCCCGCTGCCCGGGGAGGACGGGGCCGGGCTGTCCACCCTCGCCCTGCTGTCCGACGGCGAGCAGCCACCGGTGCTGCTCCCCGGCGACGAGCAGGTACGGCGGGCCGCCGGCCGGCAGGCAGTGGTGCTGGAACACGTCTCCTCCCCCACGGACGCGGAGTCCGCCGCGCCCGTCCGCCGGCTGACCGGCGCCATGCCGCTCGCCTCGCTCTTCTCCCGGCGGCTGCGCTGGTCGCTGGCCGGACTGGCCGGCTGCGTGATCGCCCTGGCCGTCGCCCTGTGGCTGGTCACCGGCATCGATCTGCTGCGCGCCTGCTACATCACCCTCCTCGACCTGTTCGCCATCGACGACCCGGCGTTCAAGGAACCCCTCGGCCGTCAGGTCCTCCAGCTCCTGTCCGCACTCGTCGGACTGCTCCTGCTGCCGGTGCTGCTGGCCGCCGCGCTGGAGGCGTTCGGCACCTTCCGCACCGCCTCCACCCTGCGCCGGCCGCCCCGCGGGCTGAGCGGGCACGTGGTGCTGCTGGGCCTCGGCAAGATCGGCACCCGGGTACTGGCCCGGCTGCGCGAGCTGAACGTCCCCGTGGTGTGCGTCGAGTCCGACCCGGAGGCACGCGGTCTGGCCACCGCCCGCCGGCTGCGGGTGCCGGTGGTCCTCGGGGACGTCACCCAGGAGGGCGTCCTGGAGGCGGCCCAGATCCACCGGGCGCGGACGCTGCTCGCGGTGACCAGCGCCGACACCACCAACCTGGAGGCCGCGCTCTACGCCCGCACGGTCCGCCCCGACCTCCGGGTGGTGCTGCGGCTGTACGACGACGACTTCGCCACCGCCGTCTACCGCACCCTGCGCGCCGCCCACCCCAACGCCCTGACCCGCAGCCGCAGCGTCACCCATCTGGCCGCGCCCGCGTTCGCCGGGGCGATGCTCGGCCGGCAGGTCCTGGGCGCGATCGCGGTGGAACGGCGCGTGCTGCTGTTCGCCGCGGTCGACGTCGACGGCCACCCCCAACTGGAGGGCCGCACCCTGCGCGAGGCCTTCCACACCGGCTCCTGGCGCGCCCTGGCCCGCCTGGGCCACCCGGACACCTCCTCCGACCACGTACTGGAGAAGGGGGACCGCGTGGTCGTGGCGGCGACCCGCACGGGCCTGGCGGAACTGCGCTGA